TGTCAATCAGTTTAATCACTAGCAACCAGATGTCAGTGATTACAGGTCTTGGGCTGTTGCTCTTTATGATACTGACAATAGCAGCGATCGTTTATTTAGAGACGGGCCAACGTAGAATACCTATTCAGCATTCTCAGCGAGGCGTGGGTAGGATGAGTGGGCAATCGAGTCATTTGCCCCTAAAATTGAATCTTTCTGGAGTGATTCCTCCTATCTTTGCAAGCAGCTTGCTACTTTTTCCTGCGACTATTACTCAGTTTGTTAGGGTGCCTTGGTTACAATCAATTCAAGAGTCTCTGAATCCTTCAGGAACCCTTTATAATATCGTGTTCATAGCTTTGATTGTGTTCTTTTGCTTCTTTTACACCGAGATCGTCTTTAACCCCACTGAGGTTTCGGACAATCTCAAAAAGTACGGTGGGTTTGTGCCCGGAGTTCGCGCGGGTAAGAGCACCGCCGACTACATTCAAAAGGTATTAGATCGCTTGAGTGTTGCCGGGGCGGCTTATCTAAGTGCTGTATGTATTTTACCAACGCTACTCATCCAAAGTATCGGAGTTCCGTTCTACTTTGGTGGTACAAGTCTGCTGATTTTGGTAGGCGTTGCTATTAACACCTCAGCAAAACTTCAGGCCTACACCTACACTCAGAAATACGATGGTTTTGTTCGTGGCGCAAAGGTTCGTTCGCGTAGGGTTCAGTTTTGAACCTTATTTTCTTTGGTCCTCCAGGAGCTGGAAAAGGTACTCAGGCTTCACTGCTGGCTGAATCCGGCGATTACAATCATATCTCAACAGGAGAGCTTTTTAGGCAGTCCATCTCTCAAGATACTGAGCTTGGGCGTGAAGCTAAGGCGTATCTGGATAAGGGAGAGCTAGTTCCAGACGAGATTACAATTGGCTTGGTGAGGAATCTACTCATCGATATGGCAGGAAAGAGCTGGATACTCGACGGATTTCCTCGCACGATTCCTCAAGCTGAGGCTTTAGATCGTCTAATGGAAGATCTAAATATCCGTTCTCCTCGCGCAGTTTTTTTTGAAGTTCCAAAGAGCGTCCTCATAAAAAGATTGACAGGGCGGCGTGGATGCCCCAGCTGTGGTGCGCTCTACAACGTCTATTTCTCGCCTCCTAAAGTAGAAGGCTTGTGCGATCGCTGCGGATCTGCTCTCAGTCAAAGAAAAGACGACAGTGAAGATGTTATCGGTGCGAGGCTTCGTGAATATGATAAGAAAACGGCTCCATTGAAAGACTACTTTGAAACAAAAAACAGGATTATTTTGGTGAATGCTGATGGGCCAAAAGACGTGGTGAGGGAAGAGCTGGGCAAAGCCTTGGATAGCTGATTTTGAAAGGTGTTTGCCAGCAAGAATAATAGAAAAACAGTGTTGAAAAATATGGACAGTCCCTTTGGCAAGTGATAAGTTCGGCGGTCTGTCGTTTTCAAAAATAAGGGTAAATATATGAAAGTGCGCGCATCTGTGAAGAAGGTTTGTAACAAATGCAAGGTGATCAAGCGAAAGGGCGTTATTCGAGTTATTTGCGAAAATCCCAAGCACAAACAAAGACAAGGTTAAAGAAGGTAGAGGGTAAAAATGGCTCGTATTGCAGGTGTAGATTTACCAAGAAATAAGAGGACGCAAGTTGCTCTTACCTATATTTACGGAATCGGAAATGCTACGGCGAAAGTAATCTGTGAAAAAGTGGGTATTCCTTCTGATCAAAGAACGGAAGCTATCACTGATGGACAGATTGCTCAGATTCGTGAATTTCTTGAGAAGGAGCATCCAGTAGAAGGAGATCTTCGAAGAAATGTTTCAATGGCAATTAAGCGATTAATGGATCTTGGATGTTTCCGAGGGATTCGGCATCGTAAAGGCTTGCCCGTGCGAGGTCAAAGAACACGCACCAATTCACGGACTCGTAAAGGACCTAGAAGAACTGTTGCGAATAAAAAGAAAGCCGTCTAAGGCGTAGAGAAGGGTTTAGTATATGGCTACGGGTAAGGCCCCTGCAAAGAAGAAAACAAAAAAGAATGTGCCCACCGGGAGATGTTTTATCCAGGCTGGTTTTGGCAATACAATTATAACGTTCACTGATCCTGGTGGTAATGCAGTTGCATGGTCAAGTGCTGGTCACATGGCATTTAAAGGTAGCCGTAAAGGAACTCC
This portion of the Bdellovibrionales bacterium CG10_big_fil_rev_8_21_14_0_10_45_34 genome encodes:
- a CDS encoding adenylate kinase; protein product: MNLIFFGPPGAGKGTQASLLAESGDYNHISTGELFRQSISQDTELGREAKAYLDKGELVPDEITIGLVRNLLIDMAGKSWILDGFPRTIPQAEALDRLMEDLNIRSPRAVFFEVPKSVLIKRLTGRRGCPSCGALYNVYFSPPKVEGLCDRCGSALSQRKDDSEDVIGARLREYDKKTAPLKDYFETKNRIILVNADGPKDVVREELGKALDS
- a CDS encoding preprotein translocase subunit SecY, translating into MSAVQGLVGNAELRKRILLTIALILVYRIGVHVPTPGVDGAVMTAFMNSKGGLFNLFNTFTGGALERFSVFALGIMPYISASIIFQLLTAVVPYLEALKKEGAQGQKKINQYTRYATVALSVIQGFGISSWLKSENFNGVPLVQSVFVGPIPFEVMTIITLTAGTCFIMWLGEQISEKGIGDGASLIIFAGIAAGVPSGFTMSISLITSNQMSVITGLGLLLFMILTIAAIVYLETGQRRIPIQHSQRGVGRMSGQSSHLPLKLNLSGVIPPIFASSLLLFPATITQFVRVPWLQSIQESLNPSGTLYNIVFIALIVFFCFFYTEIVFNPTEVSDNLKKYGGFVPGVRAGKSTADYIQKVLDRLSVAGAAYLSAVCILPTLLIQSIGVPFYFGGTSLLILVGVAINTSAKLQAYTYTQKYDGFVRGAKVRSRRVQF
- a CDS encoding 50S ribosomal protein L36, which codes for MKVRASVKKVCNKCKVIKRKGVIRVICENPKHKQRQG
- a CDS encoding 30S ribosomal protein S13, coding for MARIAGVDLPRNKRTQVALTYIYGIGNATAKVICEKVGIPSDQRTEAITDGQIAQIREFLEKEHPVEGDLRRNVSMAIKRLMDLGCFRGIRHRKGLPVRGQRTRTNSRTRKGPRRTVANKKKAV